The following proteins come from a genomic window of Polaribacter dokdonensis:
- a CDS encoding sodium:solute symporter — protein sequence MQPLHILLLIIGYFSVLILISYLTGKSANNATFFKANNSSPWYLVAFGMIGASLSGVTFISVPGWVEAQSMSYMQMVLGYIVGYAVIGLVLLPLYYKLNLTSIYTYLQDRFGNYSYKTGASYFLLSRIIGASFRLFLVANVLQLLLFDEFGIPFWITVTFTILLIWLYTFKGGIKTIVWTDTLQTLFMLIAVGVCIYTISDEMQIGNLFNYVADSELSKTFFFDDVKSGDYFWKRFLAGAFVAIVMTGLDQDMMQKNLTCRNLKDAQKNMFWFTIVLVIVNFFFLALGVLLTDYAQKNGIDAHKDELFPIIATKGTLGLATAIFFLLGLIAAAYSSADSALTSLTTSFSIDILEIDKKETVENQEKIRKKIHIIFSVILIVTILIFKYFIADESVIAKIFTFANYTYGPLLGLYAFGLFSKLKLKDKWVPLVCILSPIITYLLNYICLEFYDFSFGFALLIVNGLVTFIGLYIIKNSKKKAIII from the coding sequence ATGCAACCACTTCATATTCTACTTTTAATTATTGGTTATTTTTCTGTATTAATTCTAATTTCTTATCTAACAGGTAAATCTGCAAACAATGCTACTTTTTTTAAGGCCAACAATTCATCTCCTTGGTATTTAGTTGCTTTTGGTATGATTGGAGCTTCATTATCTGGAGTAACTTTTATTTCTGTTCCTGGCTGGGTAGAAGCGCAAAGTATGAGCTACATGCAAATGGTTCTTGGTTACATAGTAGGTTATGCTGTAATTGGCTTAGTACTATTACCTCTTTACTATAAATTAAATTTGACCTCTATTTACACCTACCTACAAGATAGGTTTGGTAATTACTCTTACAAAACTGGTGCTAGTTACTTTTTACTCTCCAGAATTATAGGAGCTTCTTTTCGATTATTTTTAGTTGCTAATGTGCTGCAATTATTATTATTTGATGAATTTGGAATCCCATTTTGGATAACTGTTACTTTTACTATTCTTTTAATTTGGCTTTATACTTTCAAAGGAGGTATAAAAACCATTGTCTGGACAGATACACTACAAACTTTATTTATGCTAATAGCTGTAGGAGTTTGTATATATACGATATCTGATGAAATGCAAATTGGTAACTTATTTAATTATGTAGCCGATAGTGAATTATCTAAAACCTTCTTTTTTGATGATGTAAAATCTGGAGACTATTTTTGGAAGCGATTTCTTGCAGGTGCTTTTGTAGCTATTGTAATGACGGGTTTAGACCAAGATATGATGCAAAAGAATCTTACCTGTAGAAATTTAAAAGATGCTCAAAAAAACATGTTTTGGTTTACAATTGTTTTAGTAATAGTAAACTTCTTCTTTTTAGCTTTAGGAGTTTTACTTACAGACTATGCTCAAAAAAACGGAATTGATGCTCACAAAGACGAACTCTTTCCAATTATTGCAACAAAAGGAACTTTAGGCTTAGCAACAGCTATATTTTTCCTTCTAGGTTTAATTGCAGCTGCCTACTCAAGTGCAGACTCTGCATTAACCTCGTTAACCACATCATTTAGTATTGATATTCTTGAAATTGACAAGAAAGAAACTGTTGAAAATCAGGAAAAAATTCGAAAAAAAATACACATAATATTCTCTGTAATCTTAATTGTTACCATTCTAATATTCAAATATTTTATAGCTGATGAAAGTGTGATTGCTAAGATTTTCACATTCGCAAATTACACTTATGGACCGCTTTTAGGTTTATATGCTTTTGGTTTATTTTCAAAGCTGAAATTAAAGGATAAATGGGTTCCATTAGTCTGTATTTTATCGCCAATAATTACCTATTTACTAAATTATATTTGCTTAGAATTTTATGATTTTAGCTTCGGATTTGCATTACTTATAGTTAACGGACTCGTCACTTTTATAGGTCTTTATATTATAAAAAACAGCAAAAAAAAGGCAATTATTATCTGA
- the rimP gene encoding ribosome assembly cofactor RimP — MDYKKIKDLVDEALALNESLFLIDLIISENNKIQVTVDGDNGVPLSECIRISRNVEHNLDREEEDFSLVVTTPDISHPLKEKRQYVKNINRILKVTTAEDKLEGTLVEADDEKIVLNWKAREPKPIGKGKVTVQKSATLTYKEIKEAKVKIVF, encoded by the coding sequence ATGGATTATAAAAAAATTAAAGATTTAGTAGACGAAGCTTTAGCCTTAAACGAAAGTCTATTTTTAATTGATTTAATAATTTCTGAGAATAATAAAATTCAAGTTACAGTAGATGGTGATAATGGTGTTCCTTTAAGTGAATGCATTAGAATTAGTAGAAATGTAGAGCATAATTTAGATAGAGAAGAAGAAGATTTTTCTTTAGTAGTTACAACTCCAGATATTTCTCATCCATTAAAAGAAAAAAGGCAGTACGTAAAAAATATCAATAGAATATTAAAAGTAACAACTGCAGAAGATAAATTAGAAGGAACTCTTGTAGAGGCAGATGATGAAAAGATTGTGCTGAACTGGAAAGCAAGAGAACCGAAACCAATAGGTAAAGGTAAAGTTACCGTGCAAAAATCGGCAACTTTAACTTATAAAGAAATTAAAGAAGCAAAAGTGAAGATTGTATTTTAA
- the nusA gene encoding transcription termination factor NusA: MENIALIDSFSEFKDNKSIDRVTLMSILEEVFRAALKRKFGSDDNFDIIINPDKGDLEIWRNRVVVADGFSEDDNEEIELSEARKIEPDFEIGEDVSEEVKLIDLGRRAILALRQNLISKIYEHDSTNIFKQFKDLEGELFSAEVHHIRHNAIILLDDEGNEIVLPKSEQIRSDFFRKGDNVRGVIKTVELRGNKPAIILSRTSPAFLNKLFEQEIPEVFDGLITVEGVARIPGEKAKVAVDSYDDRIDPVGACVGVKGSRIHGIVRELGNENIDVINYTKNEQLFISRALSPAKVTSMEITMYEEEKNGKKGRVSVLLKPEEVSKAIGRGGVNIRLASELTGYEIDVQREGLEEEDVELTEFIDEIEDWVITEFKKIGLDTARSVLETTVAELVKRTDLEEETIIEVQRILKEEFED; this comes from the coding sequence ATGGAAAATATAGCGTTAATTGATTCGTTTTCAGAGTTTAAAGATAATAAGAGTATAGACAGAGTAACATTAATGTCTATTTTAGAAGAAGTTTTTAGAGCTGCTTTAAAACGTAAGTTTGGTTCAGATGATAATTTTGATATTATTATAAACCCAGATAAAGGAGATTTAGAAATTTGGAGAAATAGAGTTGTTGTTGCAGATGGTTTTTCTGAAGATGATAATGAAGAGATTGAGCTTTCTGAAGCTAGAAAAATTGAGCCTGATTTTGAGATTGGAGAAGATGTATCTGAAGAGGTTAAATTAATCGACTTAGGAAGAAGAGCAATTTTAGCTTTGCGTCAAAACTTAATTTCTAAGATTTATGAGCATGATAGTACTAACATCTTTAAGCAATTTAAAGATTTAGAAGGCGAATTATTTAGTGCAGAAGTGCATCACATACGTCACAATGCAATTATTTTGTTAGACGATGAAGGTAATGAAATTGTATTACCAAAAAGTGAGCAAATACGTTCTGACTTTTTTAGAAAAGGAGATAATGTTAGAGGTGTTATTAAAACTGTAGAATTAAGAGGTAATAAACCTGCTATAATTTTATCAAGAACATCACCAGCATTTTTAAATAAATTATTCGAACAAGAAATTCCAGAAGTTTTTGACGGTTTAATTACTGTAGAAGGTGTTGCAAGAATTCCAGGTGAAAAAGCAAAAGTAGCTGTAGATTCTTATGATGATAGAATAGATCCTGTTGGAGCTTGTGTAGGTGTAAAAGGTTCAAGAATTCATGGTATTGTTCGTGAATTAGGAAACGAAAACATAGATGTTATCAATTACACTAAAAACGAACAATTATTTATCTCTAGAGCATTAAGCCCTGCTAAGGTAACTTCTATGGAAATTACCATGTATGAAGAAGAAAAAAATGGTAAAAAAGGACGTGTAAGCGTACTTTTAAAACCAGAAGAAGTTTCTAAAGCAATTGGTAGAGGTGGTGTTAATATTAGATTAGCAAGTGAGTTAACTGGTTACGAAATAGACGTTCAAAGAGAAGGTTTAGAAGAAGAAGATGTAGAGTTAACAGAATTTATTGATGAAATTGAAGACTGGGTAATTACAGAGTTCAAGAAAATTGGTTTAGATACTGCAAGAAGCGTACTAGAAACAACTGTTGCAGAATTAGTAAAAAGAACTGATTTAGAGGAAGAAACAATTATAGAAGTTCAAAGAATTCTTAAAGAGGAATTCGAAGACTAA
- a CDS encoding universal stress protein, translating to MNKIIVPIDFSKRSEYACKMASRIAKKSNSTVYLLHMIELPSGVIDMGARSKFSIPESMLYLRKIRDRILEFKTDFFDESYEVHHAIRFQKPYEGILQYADKIKADLIVMGSKGHSEFEEILIGSNTEKVVRRANIPVIVVKKDSKKFRIKNIVFASNFKNNSKKEVFRKFLDFADHFNSEIHLLKVTTPTKFESTHDATQKIEDFIKEFDLPKFSINIYNDASIEKGILNFSRDLNADLIALSTSGRSGLSHLFSASVTKSLSKKALKPILTIKA from the coding sequence ATGAATAAAATAATAGTTCCTATCGATTTTTCTAAAAGATCTGAATATGCATGCAAAATGGCATCTAGAATTGCTAAAAAATCTAATAGTACAGTTTACTTATTACATATGATAGAATTACCTTCTGGCGTTATTGACATGGGTGCTAGAAGCAAATTTAGCATTCCTGAAAGCATGTTGTACTTGCGTAAAATTAGAGATAGAATTCTAGAATTTAAAACTGATTTTTTTGATGAAAGTTATGAAGTTCATCATGCCATTCGTTTTCAAAAACCTTATGAAGGCATTTTACAATATGCAGATAAAATTAAAGCAGATTTAATAGTAATGGGTTCTAAAGGGCATTCTGAGTTTGAAGAAATCTTAATTGGCTCTAACACAGAAAAAGTGGTTAGAAGAGCAAACATACCTGTTATTGTTGTAAAGAAAGATTCTAAAAAGTTTAGAATTAAAAATATTGTTTTTGCATCTAATTTTAAAAACAACAGCAAAAAGGAAGTGTTTCGAAAATTCTTAGATTTTGCCGATCACTTTAATAGTGAAATTCACCTATTAAAAGTAACTACGCCTACTAAATTTGAAAGCACTCATGATGCTACTCAAAAAATTGAAGATTTTATTAAGGAGTTTGATTTACCTAAATTCTCTATCAATATTTATAATGATGCTTCTATAGAAAAAGGAATTTTAAATTTCTCTAGAGATTTGAATGCAGATTTAATTGCACTTAGCACAAGTGGCAGAAGTGGTTTATCTCATTTATTTTCTGCAAGTGTAACTAAATCATTATCAAAAAAGGCTTTAAAACCAATTTTGACGATTAAAGCCTAA
- the infB gene encoding translation initiation factor IF-2, with translation MSVGKTMRLNKVLRELNISLDRAVEYLAKNGHEIEARPTTKISSDIYQVLQDGFETDANKKAASKEVGEEKRKEKEAIRLELEAKLEKKRAEEEKKEEILKAKAEKLELKTVGKIDIDNAGKKPTEKPEPAKEEPKEEAPKKIEAETEKKVEAEKPVEPKVEAPKETKKVEKAKPVSAIEKVASKIESKIEGKSDAEKADEKTGEVTPENAEAIKTQYKKLDGPNFTGKKIDLKQFEKPKKKKTEVKKTGADAKKKRKRISKPGGGGVGRPTGNRGASNRPRGTGPRGRANSRTPVKKEEPTEAEIQKQVRETLEKLQGKSSKGKGAKYRRNKRDARREQSEAELEAQELDNKILKVTEFVTVSEVATMMDVPVTNIISACMSLGMMVTMNQRLDAETLVIVAEEFNYKVEFVGAEVEESIEEVEDKPEDLETRAPIITVMGHVDHGKTSLLDYIRNANVIEGESGGITQHIGAYSVNVGDQKIAFLDTPGHEAFTAMRARGAQVTDLVIIVAAADDDVMPQTKEAISHAQAAGVPIIFAINKIDKPNANPDNVKTQLSQMNLLIEEWGGTIQSQDISAKTGQGVDELLEKVLLEAEVLELKANPNKNAVGTVVEAQLDKGRGYVTTILVQAGTLKVGDYILAGKHSGKVKAMFNDKGKKLKKAGPSTPVSILGLDGAPQAGDKFLVFDDEREAKQIATKRSQLQREQSVRTQKTLTLDEIGRRIALGDFKELNIILKGDVDGSVEALTNSFQKLSTEEIQVNILHKGVGAITESDVLLATASDAIIVGFNVRPQGNARAVADREEVDIRTYSIIYDAINDLKDAMEGMLSPEMKEEVTGNVEIREVYKISKVGNIAGCMVMSGKIFRDSQIRIIRDGIVVHDGVLTSLKRFKDDVKEVAKGYDCGLQVKNYNDIQEGDVIEAYKEVAVKKRLK, from the coding sequence ATGTCTGTAGGCAAAACAATGAGGCTTAATAAAGTTTTAAGAGAACTAAACATTTCTCTTGATAGAGCAGTTGAATATTTAGCAAAGAATGGTCATGAAATAGAAGCAAGACCAACTACTAAAATTTCTTCTGATATCTATCAAGTGCTGCAAGATGGCTTCGAAACAGATGCAAACAAGAAAGCTGCATCAAAAGAGGTTGGAGAAGAAAAGCGAAAAGAGAAAGAAGCAATTCGTTTAGAACTTGAAGCTAAGTTAGAGAAGAAAAGAGCAGAAGAAGAGAAGAAAGAAGAAATTCTTAAAGCCAAAGCAGAAAAGTTAGAGCTTAAAACAGTTGGTAAAATCGATATCGATAATGCAGGTAAAAAGCCTACAGAAAAGCCTGAGCCAGCTAAAGAAGAGCCTAAAGAAGAAGCACCAAAAAAGATAGAAGCAGAAACTGAGAAAAAGGTTGAAGCAGAAAAACCTGTTGAACCAAAAGTAGAAGCTCCAAAAGAAACTAAAAAAGTAGAAAAGGCAAAACCTGTTTCTGCAATAGAAAAGGTAGCTTCTAAAATAGAGAGTAAAATAGAAGGTAAATCTGATGCTGAAAAAGCAGATGAAAAAACTGGTGAAGTTACACCAGAAAATGCTGAAGCTATTAAAACTCAATATAAAAAGTTAGATGGTCCAAACTTTACAGGTAAGAAAATTGATTTAAAACAATTTGAAAAACCTAAGAAGAAGAAAACTGAGGTTAAGAAAACAGGTGCAGATGCTAAAAAGAAGCGTAAACGTATTAGCAAACCTGGTGGAGGTGGAGTAGGAAGACCTACAGGAAATAGAGGTGCTAGTAATAGACCAAGAGGAACAGGACCTAGAGGAAGAGCTAATAGTAGAACTCCTGTAAAAAAGGAAGAGCCTACAGAAGCAGAAATCCAAAAACAAGTAAGAGAAACTCTTGAGAAATTACAAGGGAAATCTTCTAAAGGTAAAGGTGCTAAATATCGTAGAAATAAACGTGATGCTAGAAGAGAACAATCTGAAGCAGAATTAGAAGCACAAGAATTAGACAATAAAATCTTAAAAGTAACAGAGTTTGTTACTGTAAGTGAGGTTGCTACAATGATGGATGTTCCTGTAACTAACATTATCTCTGCATGTATGTCTTTAGGAATGATGGTTACAATGAATCAACGTTTAGACGCTGAAACATTAGTAATTGTTGCTGAAGAGTTTAATTACAAAGTAGAATTTGTTGGTGCAGAAGTAGAAGAGTCTATAGAAGAAGTAGAAGATAAACCAGAAGATTTAGAAACTCGTGCTCCAATCATTACTGTAATGGGTCACGTAGATCATGGTAAAACATCTCTTTTAGATTATATTAGAAATGCAAATGTAATTGAAGGTGAAAGTGGAGGAATTACGCAACATATTGGAGCGTATTCTGTAAATGTAGGAGATCAAAAAATTGCATTTTTAGATACTCCTGGTCACGAAGCCTTTACTGCAATGCGTGCAAGAGGTGCTCAGGTAACAGATTTAGTAATTATTGTTGCAGCAGCAGATGATGATGTAATGCCACAAACAAAAGAAGCTATTTCTCATGCTCAAGCAGCTGGTGTGCCAATTATTTTTGCAATTAATAAGATTGATAAGCCAAATGCAAATCCTGATAATGTAAAGACACAATTATCTCAAATGAATTTGTTGATTGAAGAATGGGGTGGAACTATCCAATCTCAAGATATTTCAGCAAAAACAGGTCAAGGAGTTGATGAACTTTTAGAAAAAGTATTATTAGAAGCAGAAGTATTAGAATTAAAAGCTAATCCTAATAAAAATGCAGTTGGTACTGTAGTAGAAGCACAGTTAGATAAAGGTAGAGGTTATGTTACAACAATCTTAGTACAAGCAGGTACTTTAAAAGTTGGTGATTATATTCTTGCTGGTAAACATAGTGGAAAAGTAAAAGCTATGTTTAATGATAAAGGTAAGAAACTGAAAAAAGCAGGGCCTTCTACACCAGTATCGATTCTAGGTTTAGATGGTGCTCCTCAAGCAGGTGATAAGTTCTTAGTATTTGATGATGAAAGAGAAGCAAAACAAATTGCAACAAAACGTTCTCAATTACAACGTGAACAATCTGTAAGAACTCAGAAAACTTTAACATTAGACGAGATTGGAAGACGTATTGCTCTTGGAGATTTCAAGGAATTAAACATTATCTTAAAAGGAGATGTGGATGGTTCTGTAGAAGCGTTAACAAACTCTTTTCAAAAATTATCTACAGAAGAAATTCAAGTTAATATTTTACATAAAGGTGTTGGTGCCATTACAGAAAGTGATGTATTACTAGCAACTGCTTCAGATGCAATTATTGTTGGGTTTAATGTAAGACCTCAAGGAAATGCTAGAGCTGTAGCAGACAGAGAAGAAGTAGATATTAGAACTTATTCTATTATTTACGATGCAATTAATGACCTTAAAGATGCCATGGAAGGAATGTTATCTCCTGAAATGAAAGAAGAGGTTACTGGTAATGTAGAAATTAGAGAAGTTTATAAAATTTCTAAGGTCGGTAACATTGCAGGTTGTATGGTAATGTCTGGTAAAATCTTTAGAGATTCTCAGATTAGAATTATTAGAGATGGAATTGTAGTTCATGATGGTGTTTTAACTTCATTAAAACGTTTTAAAGACGATGTTAAAGAAGTTGCTAAAGGATATGATTGTGGTTTACAAGTTAAGAACTATAATGACATTCAAGAAGGTGATGTTATAGAAGCATACAAAGAAGTAGCAGTTAAAAAGAGATTGAAATAA
- a CDS encoding T9SS type B sorting domain-containing protein produces the protein MKTYLTLLCLCLSLSFTAQNETIYWYFGNRAALNFDKGELEVLGDSAMDAPFGSASIANEDGLLMFYSDGATVWNRNHEIMENGSGLAGDPNNFQSAIIVPKPGTNDVYYLFYARSENSTNPLVTAGSFYSEIEFSNEFPLGKVVTKNGFLDSNAPSEKLTAVHHKSGESFWLLILTAANSDPEELKTIFKAYPITDAGINFNARVTNLDFGIEQLGAMKFSVDGKKLIVASKTTSQNTRYVHYFEFNNETGEITFNRNLLIDPPGANWPPKGIEVSPNGQFVYISFDAGNNDGIFQYEIDGPGAQEDARAILYFRPNIVVESLQLANDQKIYVALSFENDDSTILGVINEPNEKSILANYTPLSPELNPGTSKKGLPNFIQSYFASKIVTENQCFVDPFTFSSTSYATISDAVWDFGDGNSGTGISTTHTYNAPGEYTVKGVLTVGSKKVTVYKVVEAYALPVLIPNQELIECDEDSDGLSIFNLFSITPKITNPALNEELFFYLSQSDLDNDIPISNPENFQNTVQNQEIFVKAVNENGCFESTSFIITARFVDLANIENFYVCEDSDGVVGDAKGLFDSDFLAASIRNQLNIPTSTLLSFYPTYLDAQTNLNEFDTNFTSTSGTIYVKAQEADLSCGGIQGFNIVVNATPPINLQDSYTICFDPSVKPPVIVSANAFNDSFEWKNANGDIVSTDQDFELNQVGQFSLTVYKLENGILCSNIKNFEVVNPPIPSFGDIIVNTEDEKNNTITVNINGNSSYEFSLNNVDFFGDANNYFFSNVDAGLQTIYVRDTNTCEQSIQINVSVIGFKKYFTPNGDGENDFWNVKGLDKTSFKSIDVQIFDRFGKLIYSITNFDALGWNGSYNGKNLNSNNFWFKAKIVDKDDNEINESGNFSLIRD, from the coding sequence ATGAAAACCTATTTAACTCTTTTATGTCTTTGTCTAAGTTTAAGCTTTACAGCTCAGAATGAAACCATTTATTGGTATTTTGGTAACAGAGCAGCTTTAAATTTTGACAAAGGTGAATTAGAGGTTTTGGGTGACAGTGCTATGGATGCTCCATTTGGCTCTGCTTCTATTGCTAATGAAGATGGTCTTTTAATGTTCTATTCAGATGGAGCTACTGTTTGGAATAGAAATCATGAAATTATGGAAAATGGAAGTGGTCTTGCTGGAGACCCTAACAATTTTCAATCGGCGATAATTGTACCTAAACCAGGTACAAATGATGTTTACTATTTGTTTTATGCACGCTCAGAAAACTCTACAAATCCTTTAGTAACTGCTGGTTCTTTTTATTCTGAAATAGAATTCTCAAATGAATTTCCTTTGGGTAAAGTAGTTACAAAGAATGGTTTTTTAGATTCTAATGCTCCATCAGAAAAATTAACTGCTGTTCATCATAAAAGTGGAGAATCTTTTTGGCTACTAATTCTTACAGCAGCAAATTCAGATCCAGAAGAATTAAAGACAATTTTTAAAGCTTACCCAATAACAGATGCTGGTATTAATTTTAATGCAAGAGTAACCAATTTAGATTTTGGAATTGAGCAATTAGGAGCCATGAAATTTTCTGTAGATGGTAAGAAACTGATTGTGGCCAGTAAAACTACAAGTCAAAATACGAGGTATGTACATTATTTTGAGTTTAATAATGAAACAGGAGAAATTACATTTAATAGAAATTTATTAATAGATCCTCCAGGTGCAAATTGGCCTCCAAAAGGAATTGAAGTTTCACCTAATGGACAATTTGTTTATATAAGTTTTGATGCAGGAAATAATGATGGAATTTTTCAATATGAAATAGATGGTCCAGGAGCACAAGAAGATGCTAGAGCAATCTTATATTTTAGACCAAATATTGTAGTAGAGAGTTTACAACTGGCCAATGATCAAAAAATTTATGTTGCCTTAAGCTTTGAGAATGATGATAGTACAATTTTAGGGGTAATTAACGAACCAAATGAAAAAAGCATACTTGCCAACTATACACCTTTATCACCAGAATTAAATCCAGGTACTTCTAAGAAAGGTTTACCTAATTTTATACAATCTTATTTTGCATCAAAAATTGTAACGGAAAACCAATGTTTTGTAGATCCTTTTACATTTTCTAGCACTTCTTATGCTACTATTTCAGATGCTGTATGGGATTTTGGTGATGGAAATTCTGGAACAGGAATTTCTACAACCCATACTTACAATGCTCCTGGAGAGTATACTGTAAAAGGAGTTTTAACTGTGGGCTCAAAAAAGGTAACAGTTTACAAAGTAGTAGAAGCTTATGCTTTACCTGTTTTAATTCCAAATCAAGAATTAATTGAATGTGATGAAGACTCAGATGGACTCTCTATTTTTAATTTGTTTTCAATCACGCCTAAAATCACAAATCCAGCTTTAAACGAAGAGTTATTTTTCTATTTATCACAAAGTGATTTAGATAATGATATTCCAATCTCAAATCCTGAAAACTTTCAAAATACAGTACAAAATCAAGAGATTTTTGTGAAAGCTGTTAATGAGAATGGTTGTTTTGAAAGTACATCATTTATTATTACTGCTAGATTTGTAGACTTAGCTAATATTGAAAATTTTTATGTTTGTGAAGATTCAGATGGAGTTGTTGGTGATGCTAAAGGTCTTTTTGATAGCGATTTTTTAGCAGCTTCAATTCGTAATCAATTAAATATTCCAACATCAACTTTATTGTCTTTTTATCCTACCTATTTAGATGCTCAGACAAACCTAAATGAGTTCGATACTAATTTTACATCTACCTCAGGTACTATTTATGTAAAAGCACAAGAAGCTGATTTATCTTGTGGAGGAATTCAAGGCTTTAATATTGTTGTAAATGCGACTCCTCCTATCAATTTACAAGATAGTTACACTATTTGTTTTGATCCGAGTGTAAAACCACCTGTAATTGTATCTGCGAATGCATTTAATGATAGTTTTGAATGGAAAAATGCAAATGGAGATATTGTTAGTACAGATCAAGACTTTGAATTAAATCAAGTTGGTCAATTCTCACTTACAGTATATAAATTAGAGAATGGTATTCTATGTTCTAATATTAAAAATTTCGAAGTTGTAAATCCTCCTATTCCAAGCTTTGGTGATATCATCGTAAATACAGAAGATGAAAAAAACAACACGATTACAGTAAACATAAATGGGAACAGCAGCTATGAATTTTCTCTAAACAATGTTGATTTTTTTGGAGATGCTAACAATTATTTTTTTTCGAACGTAGATGCTGGTTTACAAACCATTTATGTGAGAGACACTAATACTTGTGAGCAATCTATACAAATAAACGTATCTGTAATTGGGTTTAAGAAATACTTTACTCCAAATGGAGATGGAGAAAATGATTTTTGGAATGTTAAAGGTTTAGATAAAACATCTTTTAAATCGATAGATGTACAAATATTTGATAGGTTTGGAAAACTAATTTATTCCATCACAAATTTTGATGCTCTTGGTTGGAATGGTTCTTATAATGGTAAAAACCTTAATTCTAATAACTTTTGGTTTAAAGCCAAAATAGTAGATAAAGATGATAATGAAATAAACGAATCTGGAAATTTTAGTTTAATTAGAGACTAA
- the recR gene encoding recombination mediator RecR, whose protein sequence is MDFSSKILENAVNEVSRLPGIGKRTALRLVLHLLKQPKENTSYLSEALLHLRNDVKSCENCHNISDTVLCDICNNPKRNEEIVCVVEDIRDVMAIESTSQFKGLYHVLGGKISPIEGIGPQNLQIDSLIEKVEKGVIKELIFALSSTMEGDTTNFYIYKQIEKYNITTSTIARGISVGDELEYADEVTLGRSIVNRIPFSQSIKN, encoded by the coding sequence ATGGATTTTTCATCGAAAATTTTAGAGAATGCAGTAAATGAAGTTTCACGATTGCCAGGTATTGGTAAACGGACTGCTTTGCGTTTGGTTTTACATTTGTTAAAACAGCCTAAAGAAAATACTAGCTATTTGTCTGAGGCTTTGTTGCACTTGAGGAATGATGTAAAATCTTGTGAAAACTGTCATAATATATCAGATACTGTACTTTGTGATATTTGCAATAACCCCAAACGAAATGAGGAAATTGTTTGTGTGGTAGAAGATATTAGAGATGTTATGGCTATAGAAAGTACTTCTCAATTTAAAGGATTGTATCATGTGTTAGGAGGAAAAATATCGCCAATAGAAGGTATTGGTCCTCAAAACCTGCAAATAGATTCTTTAATTGAAAAGGTAGAAAAAGGAGTTATTAAAGAATTAATTTTTGCCTTGAGTTCTACTATGGAAGGTGATACCACTAACTTTTACATATACAAACAGATCGAAAAGTATAACATAACTACTTCTACAATAGCTCGTGGAATTTCTGTTGGAGACGAACTAGAATATGCAGACGAAGTAACATTAGGTAGATCTATTGTTAATAGAATTCCATTTTCTCAATCAATAAAAAATTAA